In a single window of the Elaeis guineensis isolate ETL-2024a chromosome 6, EG11, whole genome shotgun sequence genome:
- the LOC105046708 gene encoding homeobox-leucine zipper protein HOX32 — translation MAMVVAGQGGGKEAGKLQQGMDAGKYVRYTPEQVEALERVYSECPKPSSMRRQQLIRECPILANIEPKQIKVWFQNRRCREKQRKEASRLQTVNRKLTAMNKLLMEENDRLQKQVSHLVYENGYMRQQLHNAPVATTDTSCESVVTSGQHHHQQNPTPQHPQRDANNPAGLLAIAEETLAEFLSKATGTAVDWVQMVGMKPGPDSIGIIAVSHNCSGVAARACGLVSLEPTKVAEILKDRPSWYRDCRCLDVLTVIPTGNGGNIELIYMQTYAPTTLASARDFWTLRYTTGLEDGSLVICERSLTPSTGGPAGPPAPNFIRAEMLPSGYLIRPCEGGGSMIHIVDHIDLDAWSVPEVLRPLYESPKILAQKMTIAALRHIRQIALETSGEISYGGGRQPAVLRTFSQRLSRGFNDAVNGFVDDGWSLMGSDGVEDVTIAINSSPNKLLGSHVNSSTMFSAMGGGILCAKASMLLQNVPPALLVRFLREHRSEWADCGVDAYSAASLRACPYAVPGVRASSGFLGGQVILPLAHTIEHEEFLEVIRLEGHGFNQEEAVLSRDMYLLQLCSGVDENAVGACAQLVFAPIDESFADDAPLLPSGFRVIPLDPKTDAPTANRTLDLASTLEVGSGAAARSSSENASNTYNLRSVLTIAFQFTYENHLRESVAAMARQYVRSVVASVQRVAMAIAPSRLGSQIGMKHPPGSPEAHTLARWISRSYRFHTGVDLLRADSQAGSDSLLKLLWHHSDAIMCCSLKSSPVFTFANQAGLDMLETTLIALQDITLEKILDDSGRKVLCSEFTKMMQQGFAYLPAGICLSSMGRPVSYEQAVAWKVLNEEDSHHCLAFMFMNWSFV, via the exons ATGGCGATGGTGGTGGCAGGGCAGGGAGGGGGGAAGGAGGCGGGGAAGCTGCAGCAAGGGATGGATGCGGGGAAGTATGTGAGGTACACGCCGGAGCAGGTGGAGGCGCTCGAGAGGGTCTACAGCGAGTGCCCCAAGCCCAGCTCCATGAGGCGGCAGCAGCTCATCCGGGAGTGCCCGATTCTCGCCAACATCGAGCCCAAGCAGATCAAAGTCTGGTTCCAGAACCGCag ATGCCGtgagaaacaaaggaaggaagcgtcTCGTCTCCAGACAGTTAACAGAAAGCTGACTGCCATGAACAAGCTGTTGATGGAGGAGAATGACCGGCTCCAGAAGCAGGTGTCCCACCTTGTTTACGAGAATGGATATATGCGCCAGCAACTACACAAC GCACCTGTAGCAACTACAGACACGAGCTGTGAGTCTGTAGTGACGAGTGGTCAGCATCACCATCAACAAAACCCAACACCTCAGCATCCGCAAAGGGATGCTAATAACCCAGCTGG TCTACTCGCAATCGCTGAGGAGACCTTGGCAGAGTTCCTTTCGAAAGCCACTGGAACTGCTGTCGATTGGGTTCAGATGGTTGGGATGAAG CCTGGTCCGGATTCTATTGGTATCATTGCTGTTTCCCACAATTGCAGTGGGGTGGCAGCACGAGCCTGTGGCCTTGTGAGTCTAGAACCCACAAAG GTCGCAGAGATTCTCAAAGATCGTCCATCATGGTATCGTGACTGTCGTTGCCTTGATGTGCTGACTGTAATTCCTACTGGAAATGGAGGGAATATTGAGCTTATATACATGCAG ACATATGCACCTACTACTTTGGCATCGGCACGCGACTTCTGGACACTTCGATACACTACGGGTCttgaagatggaagtcttgtG ATATGTGAGAGATCATTGACTCCTTCTACTGGTGGTCCTGCTGGTCCACCTGCTCCGAACTTCATTAGAGCTGAGATGCTTCCCAGTGGTTATCTAATTCGACCATGTGAGGGTGGTGGTTCAATGATTCACATTGTCGACCATATTGATTTAGAT GCCTGGAGTGTGCCCGAGGTACTGAGGCCTTTGTACGAGTCACCAAAAATTCTGGCACAGAAAATGACCATTGCT GCATTGCGCCATATACGGCAAATTGCACTAGAAACAAGTGGTGAAATTTCATATGGTGGAGGGCGTCAACCTGCTGTGTTAAGGACCTTTAGCCAGAGACTGAGCAG AGGTTTCAATGATGCTGTGAATGGGTTCGTGGATGATGGTTGGTCATTAATGGGTAGTGATGGGGTTGAGGATGTAACCATTGCTATAAATTCATCGCCGAACAAGCTTCTTGGATCGCATGTCAACTCTTCAACAATGTTTTCTGCCATGGGTGGTGGCATCTTATGTGCAAAGGCATCCATGTTGCTGCAG AATGTGCCACCTGCTTTACTCGTTCGTTTTCTGAGGGAGCACCGTTCTGAGTGGGCTGACTGTGGTGTTGATGCTTATTCTGCTGCATCCTTGAGGGCTTGCCCTTATGCAGTTCCTGGTGTGAGGGCTAGTAGTGGTTTTCTGGGTGGTCAAGTTATACTACCTCTTGCTCATACTATTGAACATGAAGAG TTTCTGGAGGTGATTAGGCTGGAGGGCCATGGGTTCAACCAAGAGGAAGCGGTTTTGTCAAGGGACATGTATCTGCTGCAG CTGTGCAGTGGCGTTGATGAAAATGCAGTTGGTGCCTGTGCACAGCTTGTATTTGCACCTATAGATGAATCTTTTGCTGATGATGCTCCCTTACTGCCCTCAGGATTTCGTGTCATACCGCTGGATCCTAAAACA GATGCACCTACTGCCAATCGAACCCTTGACCTGGCATCCACGCTTGAAGTTGGATCTGGTGCTGCAGCCCGCTCTTCTAGTGAAAATGCTTCAAACACTTACAACCTGAGGTCCGTCCTGACAATTGCATTCCAATTCACATATGAGAATCATCTCCGGGAAAGTGTGGCAGCAATGGCACGGCAATATGTTAGAAGTGTTGTGGCCTCAGTTCAGAGAGTTGCAATGGCAATTGCACCTTCAAGGCTTGGCTCACAGATAGGGATGAAACATCCTCCTGGTTCACCTGAAGCTCACACTCTGGCACGATGGATTTCCCGGAGCTACAG GTTTCACACTGGAGTAGATCTCCTCCGTGCTGACTCCCAAGCAGGCAGCGACTCCTTGCTGAAACTCCTGTGGCATCATTCTGATGCAATCATGTGCTGTTCTTTGAAG TCTTCCCCAGTTTTTACCTTCGCAAATCAAGCTGGTCTTGACATGCTAGAAACCACACTAATAGCTCTGCAAGATATTACCCTGGAGAAGATTCTTGATGATAGCGGTCGGAAGGTGCTTTGCTCAGAGTTTACCAAGATGATGCAACAG GGTTTTGCTTATCTCCCTGCTGGCATCTGCTTGTCGAGCATGGGTAGGCCCGTGTCCTACGAACAAGCTGTGGCATGGAAAGTACTGAATGAAGAGGACTCCCACCATTGTCTGGCTTTCATGTTCATGAATTGGTCTTTTGTTTGA